The Palaemon carinicauda isolate YSFRI2023 chromosome 33, ASM3689809v2, whole genome shotgun sequence genome contains a region encoding:
- the LOC137626239 gene encoding ribosome-binding protein 1-like yields the protein MGAKKRGQRTPNAKSKGAKKRCQRTPNTRSMGAKKRGQRTSDARSRGAEKKGQRTSNATCMGAKNRDKKTSNFRSSGAKKRGQRTPNARSMGAKKRGQRISNARKVWELKRDVKQQGQRIINARSMEVKKRGQRSSNARNMEAKMRRQRTSNASSAGAKMRGQRTSIAGSMGVNKRCYKTPIARSMGAKKRCHKTSNARSMRTIKRGQRTSNARSMGAKYAVKELLTL from the exons atgggagctaaaaagcgaggtcaaagaactcctaatgctaaaagtaagggagctaaaaagagatgtcaaagaactcctaatactagaagtatgggagctaaaaagcgaggtcaaagaacttctgatgctagaaGTAGGGGAGcagaaaagaaaggtcaaagaacttctaatgctacatgTATGGGAGCTAAAAACCGAGATAAAAAAACCTCTAACTTTAGAAGTagtggagctaaaaagagaggtcaaagaactcctaatgctagaagtatgggagctaaaaagagaggtcaaagaatttctaatgctagaa aagtatgggagctaaaaagagatgtcAAACAGCAAGGTCAAAGAATtattaatgctagaagtatggaagttaaaaagcgaggtcaaagatcttctaatgctagaaatatggaaGCTAAAATGAgaagacaaagaacttctaatgctagtagTGCGGGAGCTAAaatgagaggtcaaagaacttctattgctggAAGTATGGGAGTTAATAAGAGATGTTATAAAACTCCtattgctagaagtatgggagctaaaaagagatgtcataaaacttctaatgctagaagtatgagaaCTATaaagcgaggtcaaagaacttctaatgctagaagtatgggagctaaatacgcggtcaaagaacttctaacgctttAA
- the LOC137626238 gene encoding zinc finger Ran-binding domain-containing protein 2-like: protein MRGQRTSNARSMGAKKRCQSTFNTRSMGAKKRGQRTSYARSSEAKKKGQRTSNAKSMGAKISIRAKKSGQRTSYARNMRAKKRGRRSSNARSIGAKKRYNKSSNTGSMRAKKRSQRTSNGRSIRDKRRGQGTSNATSMGAKK, encoded by the exons atgcgaggtcaaagaacttctaatgctagaagcatgggagctaaaaagagatgtcAAAGTACTTTTAATACCAggagtatgggagctaaaaagcgaggtcaaagaacatctTATGCTAGAAGTAGTGAagctaaaaagaaaggtcaaagaacttctaatgctaaaagtatgggagCTAAAAT aagtatcagAGCTAAAAagagtggtcaaagaacttcttatgctagAAATATGAGAGCTAAGAAGAGAGGTcgaagatcttctaatgctagaagtataggagctaaaaagagatatAATAAATCTTCTAATACAGGAAGTATGAGAGCTAAAAagcgaagtcaaagaacttctaatggtagaAGTATAAGAGATAAAAggagaggtcaaggaacttctaatgctacaagtatgggagctaaaaagtga